Within the Miscanthus floridulus cultivar M001 chromosome 2, ASM1932011v1, whole genome shotgun sequence genome, the region TCAATGTTACCTTGTTAGATTTAAAGATGACTTGTGATCATCATTTGGTGTTTGGCTAGATGCTTTTAGTTAGTACCCCTTTGTaaggtgtactcttcttttaaaTGAAAAGTCCTCACTATGGGGATCTCCCCCACAGTATTTTACGGTAAAAAAAACAACTCTACCATTTTTAACATAATATTACATGATGGATTTCATCAATTATTTTGGAAGGTATGTTTTTCGTGAGCCATATAAAAAATGACAGCTTAGAGTTCCTACAGCAACGCGCATAATATCTTGCTTTAGAATATCATCTAGTATATGCAACGTGGTTGGAGCAAAATAGACCCATCCGTTGGAGCTGGTTGTTTTTTCTTACTTTGCCGGTGAATTTCttggtgaaaaaaaaaacaaaataaccAAAAACAGTATCAGTGGAGTAAAATAAAACGCAACGGATTGAAATGGACTTCTTGGCGAAAGGAAAAACACATCAAAACATCAACATCAGAAAATATAACAATAAAAATGAGAAACATAGGAAAGCGGACCAAAATTCGTTGATGGTGACGTATGTCCCAAGACAGGGGAATTAATTAAGGTATCGTCGTGATTTATGTAACGTTTTTGTTTAGGTATATACCTAAGAGCTACTCAATAATGCTTCTCAATTCATGAttttttaaaagaatgaaaaaaaatccatctccaacaactcctagcCTAAGAAAAGAATAAAGAGTTTAAAAAgattcctgatgcaaatgtacagACTTACctaaagaaagaataaagagtttAAAAGGatcctgatgcaaatgtacagACTTACCCGAGGAAAGAATAAAGAGTTTAAAAAGGTTACAAACGTACATAATAGAAATAACTTGGATATAATATAGAACTGATGCAAAATTATAAGGATCTTATTTATTCCTCCTATTTTGACGAGTTGAAAAACTCCATAATTTTGGAAAGAAATTCTTGGAAACTCTCGGAGACACTCTACGACAGACCGTCCAGAGAAAATTAACCATATGTGGATATGCCAACAAGCCTGGAGATCATATAGGGGCATTTCATTCGGTGGACAAAAATAAGGGTTGGTCACTGTGTGACGCGTAAATGAAGTACATAAAACATTGTACTGACGCCCAGTACTGCGACTATCCTGTCATACAATCAATAAGGTGTTCGTCTAGTCTACCATCCAACAATACAGCACTTGCGAACACTACGAGCCAAGTAGCCAACTATGCGGGTCTGGCCAACTATTCCTCGCTTATGCTCACAAGTTTGGGAACTTCGTACTGTACTCCTGGGCGGACTGCAGAAAATAAAGGAAATGTTTAAAAAAAAGTTCAATAAAAAATAGGAACAAGTTATCcattaaggctgtgtttagtggtaggaatttggattttagggctactgtagcacgttcgtttttatttgacaaatagtgttcaaacgtggactaattaggctcaaaacgttcgtctcgcaatttcccaccaaactgtgcaattagtttttcttttcgtctacatttaatgctccatgcacgggccgcaaacattcgatgtgacaggtactgtaacaactttttggaagttggggtggtactaaacaagggctaagaaACATGGCATCGAATTCAGGATCACATTACCATAAATGTCGCTGTAATCATCTTTCCCGCGAACCATCTTCCATGAAGTGCTTGTTGGGCTTTCGCTGCTGCAGACACACTATCGAAATGCAGATACACAAAGCCTGCAGTATTTCTGCTCCAACAGCAACACAAGTGACATGTTAGTTGAAGTTGAGAATAGACAACACGGCCACATAATATAGCCTTGAGTTCAGAACCAAAGTAAACACCATTAGAAAAAGGAACAAACTAAACTGCAACAGATTTAACAAAAAAAACATTAATCAAATTAGGAATAGATAGAACATAAATATAATTGAGTTGATTAAGTAGACCAAAGTCACATTACACTACTATTGTTAGAACAACCAAGACAAATTCCACTCCCTCTGTCCAAATTATACTTTTGACTTGTCCTACGTCAAACTTTTCTAACTTTGACCcagttttaagaaaaatatagTAGCATCTACAAGTTCAATAAATGCACTATAAAAACATATTTCATGGAGAATTTAGggaaactaatttgatgttgtatATGTAGGTGATTTTTTCTATAAACGTAACTAAGTTGAACTATTATTTCAAACGGAAGGATATTGAACAATGGGAAAGACAACTTACTTGTCAACAAAAATATGCTTCACTGCACCAAACTTGGAACATTCATCTTGGACATCATCTCTAATGTCCAAGTCAAAATCAGGATCCAtctgaaaaataaaaagaaaaaacttCTCATCAGTCAGGTCAGTATTGAAACAAATGTACAAATGCCAAGGAAGACAAATTTTGAATCAGCcaaacaaaaaaatcatcatgCCTGTGGCATGCCTAAAATACATGAACAAACACATGTGCAAAAGAGGAATACCTCCAACGCTGGGTCAAACATGTTTTTAAGCAACAAGAATTCTGTAGGTGTAGACATGATCACATTCTGAGTGGTAACAGGAAGCACAGGTGCCCCAGGAACTGATCCAACAGAAGCAACTGTTGGTGATAGAAGAGAAGCAGCTCCTGGAGCCCCAATAACTGAAGTAGCTGGTAAAGCCACTCCAGCAGCACCAATACCACCAGTTAAGCTGTAGATAACCAAGAAAAAAAGTCAACAACACACAAATAGCAAATTATTACTGTAACTATCTGAGGCAACCAAAACTCTAGATAATGAAATAAGCTCCATGAAGAATGAACTTAACAATCAATATGCCAGGAAAAATAAATCCTGATGCTAATATGTACATCAGTAAAATAGGCTTTGGTACAAAACGATGATCCCAATATGCTTTAATTAGCAAATTCATAGAGGACTTTTATTCTATTTATCTAATTTCTTCAAAGCAATGATACCCCATCCCCAACGGTATGTCAGGTGACAGCAATCTGTGGACGGTCACTGGAATAACACCATAGGACATAAGCTAGAGGTGTGCGGTGCAACCTTGTTAACCTGATTTTAGTATATAGCTGCACAAATTGACAAAACATTTTTAATCTACTATTGATAAATAACCCTAGTTAAAGAAGTTAGCAACtgaagtcaggaatgaagccaAATTGATCAAGTCATGCCAAGTGCACTCTTGTCAAGAAAGACTTAACAAATACCTGGTTGCAGTACCACTCCTGTCCAATTTGAGCATAAGAGCAGCTCTGGAGCTTGCATTTAGTGCCTGCACATGTTTAACAAATGCATCAAATAGAGCAAAATCCTCTAGCAAGAAGCATTGATATATGTAGGATGACTGGTTGACCACCCCATTCCCCAGTATTCCCCTTTAGCATAATGCATTTATGCCAACTACCAAGTGAAGTGGTAACATCAAAACAGTTTAGAGGCTATGAGAAAGGTCTGAATGATGAAAAAAATTAAGGTGAATGTCAGTATTCATATGTTTAGCCCCATACATTCATTGCCAGCGCATTGCCAATTCTACAAGATACGACAGAATACAAACAGCACATTTTATATGAACCGAGCTATGATATACCAGGCCCAGCTGTTAACCTTTTCTGACATATGTAGCTTGCAAATTGTAATAAATATAGAAGATAAAAGAATCTGAATTTCTTATGAATAAAAAAGTAACCACAAACATGAGTCAACTATGTACACATTCTAGCTTCCCTATCATAACAACTCGGCAAGTCTTTCAATGTCAAACCATTCTATCCAAATGCCTAACAAGAACACATAAATCTTAATAGTTGCATAATGCTtcagaaaaaataaattaaatatcTCGACATATTTTTTGTAAGATTATTATATGTGAACGGAACCTCCCAAAATTCTGACGATTCTGTTTGTAACATATATGCAAGGTTAAAACCTCTGCTTTGCCCAAATATCAAGGTCCAAAAACTTATAGAAGGCATAGAAATCCCCAGTTATATAAGGTTATCCAACATGTTGAACCAAATAAGTTCACCCACCAAGCCTCCACCTTCATCGTCATCTAAATCTCCAGTAGTTGCTCCACTAGCTTGCACTCCCACATGATCAGTAACAGCTGAAACCTGGTTGAAGGAAAAAAACAAGGGTGTTAAATGGATGGACTATTGTCAACCATGTATTATCTGTTCCGTAAACCACATGATTCCTATGAAATGTTACCTTAATAACTCTGCCGGCGATATCAAGCTGCCCATTCAAGCTCTGTGCAGCTTTTGCATCTTCAAGCCGTGCAAACTGCATGGCACAACATAGTAAGAATAAACAGAGACATGGTCAATGGTGGAGCTTCAGGGGAAAAACTTACCTGAATAAAACCATAACCTTTGCACAATCCAGTCATTGAATCTAGAGGAAGCTGTACAAGCTCCACTTGCCCAAATGGTTCAAATACCTGGAGACAGAAACTTATCATCACACACAATGGATAGTGAGGAACTAAATACAAGTAGCAGTCATTCCATCAATCCTATTCGGACATAATGAAAAACATCGTTAAGTAAAACATGATAATATGGACTTGGAGAACTAATTCTCCACAAAACAACATGCAGCAATGAACAAAACTATTTTGTCAATAGTAGTTTTGGTCACATTAAATTTTAGGCACAAGTGAAACCCTGAATCTCACAGGACTAACTGAAGCCCAACGGTTATTTAGTACACCTTATTAAAATGAAGTACCGACATATCCCAATACATAAGCAAATAATTAATTGACAAAATACACTAAAAACTTTTGCTATTGCCTCAGCGGTTTTTTCCATCAtgaatttgaaaaaaaatcatataGTGTAAAAAAAGGAATGATAAATGAATAACTTATAAGCGGGGTGAGCAATACAAGATCATATCGAATGTACCTGTCTCAATTGGTCTTCAGTAATATTTGAGTGAAGATTGCCAACATACAACTTTCTTGCTCCACCTGAAGCCGCACCACCTGATGTCGCATTTGACTGAACTAAGTTCTTTTCAGCCTCAGATGGCTTAACCATCACTGCTTGTCCAAGCAGCGGTTGACCAGACAGAGCAATTGCCATTGGAACAGACATAACGTCGTAAAACTCAATGTACCTGCAAATTTAGATATATGTTTAGTACAAATATCGAAGCGTCCAAGAAAAGATGTCTTCCtgtaaaagaaaaaaggaaagagCAATAAGTGGGGCATCATATGTTAAGATATTTCAATTTTTCACAGAAAACTTCAGGCATTTTGATCAAAATTTGTGTAGGAGGTGTGCCTAGAAACCTGCACCAAGTGTTTGTCAAATACACTGGAATCAAACTGTCCTCGACTGCTGACTGACATCAGAATGATCTAATATTCCATCTTGTAAATTGCCGATAATCCCAGCAGGTAGACCAAATTAAAAATTTCAGTGTGCAATCCTGTTGAGTATGACCAATTGATGAAAAATGATCCCCAGAAAAATGTGAAACATGAACTACAAATGATGAGCACACAATTATATGGCCACtaatagatttttttttaaaaaaaggaaaaaaaatcatagTCAACGGTCACAAAATCAGCTATTTATTTTGATAGAAGTAAATCCCCAATACACAGaagttgatccacaacaatgtTTAAAAAGGTGATTCAATGCTTAAGCACTAATATTTTTGCAGGAAGCAAGCCGAATTAAAAAAGATCAAGTAATAGGACAACCACTTAGAAAGATAGTCTTATTGCACTCGAAAAAACTACCAACTAACAAATGAAAATGCACTCGACAAAATTGGCAGCCTGGTTAGCTTTGGTTAAGCACATAAATATGAATTGTTAAACTTTTGTAATGTCACTGCTATTGGGCAATGAAATTCGGTTCGTCCATGGTGGGAAAAGTATATTTTTTAAGGTTTCCTGAGCACAAGTGTATGCTGTCATCCAGgacacaatcaaaatcctaaccGGCCATTTTATGTGGCACAATTCTGGAGATACTAAAGCTAAACCCCAGACAATGCCCCCACAAATATGCTAACCGCAAACAATAATAAATACACAAGTTTAGTACATCTCTAGATTACCGCACAAATCAGGATCATAACAGGTATACAATGCTCACCCAACTCCTTTAGAACGTCTTGAGTTTCGGTCCATGATAAGACGAACATCACGAACCTGGAAAATGTTAACATAAACATTAGAAATCAGatatcaaatcatcaaaatccCAATTTACCATATGAGAAATGTTATGCTCTTTTCACAGATGTAGACACATGTGAGATTGTAAGCATGTAACATTCTAAAATATGCTCTTACATTTGAAATGATATAAATTGTCTCATATGTGGagatttgataaaaaaaaaaatccatttcaCTAAAAAGTAAAAACAGCAATGTGTGACATCATATGTTTTACTTTGTGGGGGACATAGCAAACAAATGCCTACAGCATCAAATGCTGATATTTGCCCAACTAATAACAATAAATATAAAAACCTGGAAGCATCTTACCTTCCCAGCCCTTGAGAAAAACTCATAAACATCTCTTTCGTCTGCCTTCAAAGATAGCTGCAGTAATGCTTACTAACATTAGTTTAAGTTTAATGGGTCAAAGTATAAACTAGTACAGTAGAGCACTTTATTAAAAAATCAACCTGGAAGGCAAATACAGTCCTCTGGTCCCTTTCTGGATCAATTTCTGGCTCTGCCCCATCATCTTTCCTACGCCTTCACAACGAGAAAAGAGAACATATTTAACGAAGCAGCATAAACAAGGCATGAAGCACTAAAAATAGAATTGTGACTATTATTattatatacaacaacaacaacaacatagcctttcaattccaagcaagttggggtaggctagagttgaaacccaccaagagccccaagtcacggttcaggcacttcaatagctgctttccaagtacttctattcaaacatagatctctaggtatatcccaagctttcaaatctctttttattgcctccccccatgtcaatttcggtcctcctctacctctcctcatattattagcttggcttaggactccacaatgcactggtgcctctggaggtctcctttgaacATGGCCAAACCCTCAACCGacgttggacaagcttttcttcaattggtgctacctctaggcgatcacgtatatcattgttccgaactaggtacattcttgtgtgaccgcaaatccatcgcaacatacacatttctgcaacactcagttgttgaacatgtcgaatctttgtaggccaacattctgctccatacaacatagccggtctaatcgccgttctatagaacttgccttttagcttttgtgataCCCTCttatcacagagaatgccagaagcttgtcgacACTTGATcaaccctgctttgattctatggctaacgtccgcatcaatatctccatccccatgttttaaaggcggctaggcgtccaggcgagtgcttggtacgcctggacgcctaggcggcgcctaggcggcgcctaggcgacaaggcgccactgtttcccaaggcaagctgggtacgcctggacgcctaggcgtcgcctaggcgacacCTTTAAAACACtgctccatccctctgtagcatcgatcccagataccgaaaggtatccttcttaggcactactaccttccaaactcacatctccctcctcctgtacaactccgaGAACCCCAACTGTATTATTATATTCATCCCTAATAAGCACAAATAATCAAATGTGTCCAAAACCCCAACTGTACCATCCCAATCCATGTCCCCCAACCATGCCAGCCCAATCCATGTTGTTAACTTGCAAGTACTCCACAAggatttgataaaaaaaaaaagaatggtgACCTGATATCTTGAGTCAGGCCCAATTGCAGGTACCATCTGAAGACGGCTCTATCGTATCATATCTGCGAGTTCCCATATTAATATTCAATATTCAAACTTAACAACCCTAGATGATAATATAAAAATAAACTACAGTCATATGTTAGCAGCCCTATAAACACTGGTGATTGGTACTAATGCAAACTCACTATGTTTGACATGTATGTGCCAAAAGAAAGTCATAAAGCTACTAATACATATAAACTGCACACTACAACACATAGCTATACAAAATTTCTAAAGCAACAGAGAATCGTGTGCACTCAATCAAGCAAATCCAACCCCCAGCTCTACTCTCTTAAAGACTTAAAGCTTGTACAGATGCTTACCAGAACAAGGCCCAGGATGACAAAATGTTGGTTTTGGTAACTGACCCTACAAAGGGTTTGGAACTAGAAACTTAGCCTCTATGAATCACATCACAGACCTTTACCAATTGACAATCCAACGGGCTCGTAACAAGACCATTAATTTGAATTGCATCAGACGTGTCCCAATAGCATTATACAGGAGAGTTCATGAATTCGTACCTGACGTCACCGCGATGGAGGTGTCGCTCGCTGCGCTCGCGCTCCCGCTCCAGCTCCCTCACCATCTCCTCTTCCTCAGCACGGCGCCGCTCcgagcggctccggctcctccgctCCCGTTCCACTTCCCTCTCTCTGAGCCGGTGCCTGTCCCCCCTCTCCTTCTCCCGTTCTCTGCCTTCCCTGTCCCTATCCTTCCCGCGGCTGTCGcggctcctctccttctccttcccgTCATCTCTATCCCGGTCACGGTGCTCCCGGCCGCTGCGGTGCCGGTCCCGGTCGCGGTCCTCCCCCGAGCGGGAGCGCTTCGATATGCGGTCCTCCCCGCCCTCGCGGCGGCGCGAGCCTCGGTCCT harbors:
- the LOC136525732 gene encoding uncharacterized protein isoform X2 gives rise to the protein MDRNSRRSKGVGYIEFYDVMSVPMAIALSGQPLLGQAVMVKPSEAEKNLVQSNATSGGAASGGARKLYVGNLHSNITEDQLRQVFEPFGQVELVQLPLDSMTGLCKGYGFIQFARLEDAKAAQSLNGQLDIAGRVIKVSAVTDHVGVQASGATTGDLDDDEGGGLALNASSRAALMLKLDRSGTATSLTGGIGAAGVALPATSVIGAPGAASLLSPTVASVGSVPGAPVLPVTTQNVIMSTPTEFLLLKNMFDPALEMDPDFDLDIRDDVQDECSKFGAVKHIFVDKNTAGFVYLHFDSVSAAAKAQQALHGRWFAGKMITATFMSAQEYSTKFPNL
- the LOC136525732 gene encoding uncharacterized protein isoform X1 produces the protein MEFDEYEYLEKAVEPAPPLANGSGDKDRGSRRREGGEDRISKRSRSGEDRDRDRHRSGREHRDRDRDDGKEKERSRDSRGKDRDREGREREKERGDRHRLREREVERERRSRSRSERRRAEEEEMVRELERERERSERHLHRGDVRRRKDDGAEPEIDPERDQRTVFAFQLSLKADERDVYEFFSRAGKVRDVRLIMDRNSRRSKGVGYIEFYDVMSVPMAIALSGQPLLGQAVMVKPSEAEKNLVQSNATSGGAASGGARKLYVGNLHSNITEDQLRQVFEPFGQVELVQLPLDSMTGLCKGYGFIQFARLEDAKAAQSLNGQLDIAGRVIKVSAVTDHVGVQASGATTGDLDDDEGGGLALNASSRAALMLKLDRSGTATSLTGGIGAAGVALPATSVIGAPGAASLLSPTVASVGSVPGAPVLPVTTQNVIMSTPTEFLLLKNMFDPALEMDPDFDLDIRDDVQDECSKFGAVKHIFVDKNTAGFVYLHFDSVSAAAKAQQALHGRWFAGKMITATFMSAQEYSTKFPNL